The Gemmatimonadota bacterium genome window below encodes:
- a CDS encoding arylsulfatase, which translates to MSERPNLLLITTDQQRGDCLGCDGHPALETPYLDELAERGAHFPHAYTSVPSCTPARAGIITGMDQWNHGRLTMTGSHPLEYPATLPGELAAAGYHTQAVGKMHHAPQRRLYGFHHMVLDESGRRAGNFISDYHLFFDQHKEGAYGYRDHSIDWNSWMARPSHLPEHLHPTHWTASEGIKFLQQRDPTKPFFMWLSFARPHSPYDAPQAYWDMYIDNDNIPKAAVGDWAAEFDKKIADVNAPRSHRSDAETHRGRAGYYGNITFIDHQIGRVLYELRHRDPQAYSNTLIIFTSDHGDMMGDHHHWRKTYAYEGSARIPFIVKYPDTWRDVERGMKYDHPVELRDVMPTLLDAAEVDIPASVDGRSLLDIARGDDEGWRAFVQGEHTTCYTREHGMQYVTDGHEKYIWFHHTGEEQFFNLDDDPLECCELSKDPAYETRIAMWRRRLAEVNENRGDPRGQNGELVPQPDGALSLSPNYQKWKEAALK; encoded by the coding sequence ATGTCAGAGCGACCAAATTTGCTGTTGATTACAACAGATCAACAGCGCGGAGATTGCCTCGGGTGTGATGGGCATCCGGCGCTGGAGACGCCGTATCTCGACGAATTGGCCGAGCGGGGGGCGCATTTCCCCCACGCATATACATCGGTTCCGTCGTGTACGCCTGCACGCGCGGGGATTATCACGGGGATGGATCAATGGAATCACGGGCGGTTGACAATGACGGGGAGCCATCCGCTGGAATATCCGGCGACATTGCCGGGGGAACTTGCAGCAGCGGGATATCACACGCAGGCTGTGGGTAAGATGCATCATGCCCCGCAGCGCAGGTTGTATGGTTTTCACCACATGGTGCTGGATGAAAGTGGCCGGCGGGCGGGAAATTTTATCAGCGATTATCATCTGTTTTTTGATCAGCACAAGGAAGGTGCTTACGGGTATCGGGATCACAGTATCGATTGGAATTCATGGATGGCGCGGCCCAGTCATTTGCCCGAGCATTTGCATCCGACGCACTGGACGGCGAGCGAGGGGATTAAATTTTTGCAGCAGCGCGATCCGACCAAACCGTTTTTTATGTGGCTTTCATTTGCGCGGCCTCATTCGCCTTATGATGCGCCCCAGGCGTATTGGGATATGTATATCGACAATGACAATATCCCCAAAGCCGCTGTGGGAGACTGGGCTGCGGAGTTCGACAAAAAAATCGCGGATGTCAATGCACCGCGTTCGCACCGTTCCGATGCCGAAACGCATAGGGGGCGGGCGGGATATTACGGCAATATCACGTTTATCGATCACCAGATTGGGCGCGTGCTGTACGAGTTGCGCCATCGGGACCCACAAGCATACAGCAATACCCTGATTATTTTTACATCTGATCACGGCGATATGATGGGCGACCACCACCACTGGCGGAAGACGTATGCATACGAAGGGTCTGCACGCATTCCGTTTATCGTGAAGTATCCCGATACATGGCGGGATGTGGAGCGAGGGATGAAGTACGATCATCCGGTGGAGTTGCGCGATGTGATGCCCACATTGCTCGATGCTGCCGAGGTCGATATACCGGCGTCTGTGGATGGGCGGTCTCTTCTGGATATTGCGCGAGGAGATGACGAGGGATGGCGTGCGTTTGTGCAGGGCGAGCATACGACGTGTTATACAAGAGAACACGGCATGCAATATGTGACCGATGGGCACGAGAAGTATATCTGGTTTCATCACACGGGAGAAGAACAATTTTTTAATCTGGATGACGATCCATTGGAATGCTGCGAGTTGTCCAAAGACCCGGCGTATGAAACGCGCATTGCGATGTGGCGCAGGCGATTGGCAGAGGTGAATGAAAATCGGGGCGATCCGAGGGGACAAAATGGGGAACTCGTGCCGCAGCCCGATGGCGCGTTGAGTCTGTCGCCAAATTATCAGAAATGGAAAGAAGCCGCATTAAAATAA